One Echeneis naucrates chromosome 4, fEcheNa1.1, whole genome shotgun sequence genomic window, acggggagaagCCCCTTTTCTCTTCACGCTGTCCACCGGTGCACTGCCCAGCTCAGAGCAGATACACACTGTCCCGcacaggtttccgtagtgtagtggttatcacgttcgcctaacacgcgaaaggtccccggTTCGAAACCGGGCGGAAACAGTTTTCTtcacaaaaagtgtttttatggaAAACTCACTAAGTAAAGTGGACTCAGTCTGCagattatttttgtcatgttaaacttgtttataatttaatGCATGTATCTCTCAGGGGGCGTGGCTTCGTCTGTCagtttccgtagtgtagtggttatcacgttcgcctaacacgcgaaaggtccccggTTCGAAACCGGGCGGAAACAAGCATTTTGACAGAAGTGTCTTTACTATACTAAGGAAGAaggtcagactgtattgaagtctatgggaaaatgtccctccttctaCCTGATGTATTAGCTCAGTAAAGgctttcctgatgagtttcagtctcagtctgtagtttaaATTCAGATGTGCAGGACACTAAAGCAGAGGCTAGTTTAGGGGGCGTGGCCACGACGGCGTCCCTcacaggtttccgtagtgtaggTCCCCGGTACGACACCGGGCGTAAACTGATTCAGACCCTTCTTGTTACGGTGCACTAAATTTGACCTCCCAATGTCCGCCACTTTTCCGGgttcctcgttagtatagtggacagtatctccgcctgtcacgcggaagaccggggttcgattccccgacggggagaacAGACCTTTTTAGCGCTGCTTCTCTCTTAGGGCATAGATTTAGTTAAAAGGGCGGAGCTTCTACCTcacaggtttccgtagtgtagtggttatcacgttcgcctaacacgcgaaaggtccccggTTCGAAACCGGGCGGaaacaagtttttatttaagagcacaaacaactCGCTGTCTTTTCTCCTTAGGGAAGCTGATGGATCAGCTTCATTCATCATGAGATATAATGAACAATAAGTTGTGAAGCATTATCTCCTCCAATCGGATAAAGAAGTGACAACAGCACCACAAGATCGTCAAATCAATTTTTATTAGTTTAGTCAATGTtgtctgagagaaaaaggaTTATCCAACATGTAGTAATGCATCTGGCAGAGACGTCTTTGTGATGGGAAAAATTCCCTCGACGTACAAACAGTCTTCACACCGTCTGAACGGCAAATCCACCGTGTGGGGAAATCTGCTGTACAACTGGTGATCCAGTTGATGGAATGCTTTGCACCGATATCTTCAACCCAGAGCAGACCACGACAGATTATTCACCTCAtcagttaaaatccaaacaatcTGACCTTTCCATTCTCTGAGGATTAAGGGGCCATGATCTAAAGTCACAGACGCAGCTCAGCATCGATTCCCTTGGAATCACATGAGCTGCACATCCGGGGTATTTCCATTCCCGCTGAAATGCTCTTTAACTCAAGATGCTTCACTTTCGTGATCCTTGTCAGGCATCCAGATGTTTGTTGAGCCGGCGTACTTTCTCCTTCTTGTTCCTGTTTCCGTGTTTCTTCCAGGGTTTTCCCACCACCATCTCTGATTCAGCTCTCCCGGGGCCAACAGGTCCGCTGCCTGGTTTGTAGCCCATGACGGACTGAACCCCCTTGGAAAGCGCCCGTACATTCTCCTGAAGACAGAGATCACAATACGCAGCCATGCTGACTGGTGAGTTTGGCCCAATGTGTAGCTGCCACTCTTGACACTTCCTTATGAGTACAGAAATACGCAGATCTACCGTACCTGATGGAAGAAATTCTTGTCAACCACATTTTCAATTCTCttgattttctgttgtttgtttgttgtttgtttgaggcCACAGCTGCCTGAATCTCTGTCCTGGAACTTGCTGTGCTGTGGCTGGAAGTGCTCAGCATTAATGTGTGGAGGAGGATGGCAGTACAGAAGTTTACCCTGAAAGGAGTCAATGCTGTTAGAGAAGCCATGTCTATAACAACAGAATGATTAGATGGTGCAAAATCATTTATTTGAGCTGCTACGGTGTAGCTACACAGCCCAAGGTTCCCACTGCCTTACTGCCTTAAATTTAATATACTTGTAAGATGTTATAAACTGACATCTTGATTTTCAATATGAGGTGCCACATTACCATCAGAAGATGGAGAAAGCTCAGCACTAAAGCTGATCTGGCACTTACGCTGACGTAATCCTTGAGGATGTACCGGGCTGATCTGGACTGGTCAGGCTGGCCGTGTGACGTCATAAAACCCCTCATGTCTGTAAAACAGAGgaacatgggggggggggggaactcAATACCTTATGAACTTTTTCAGGAAGTAAATTTGGCTTCATGTTGATTCTTCAGCCTCACATCCATAAGCCATCAGCAGCTCCTCATAGGACGGGGGTCTGTCAGGGTCTTCATCTTCTCGTGGTCGGATAATGTTGATGCCGTAGGTGCCTTCTAGCACATTCCTGGGGATTGTCTGGCATACGTGTCACATCTGTTAAGGACCTAGTGTTAATTTTATTTCGGTCAAATGAAATCCCTGATACAATAatcatgcatgtttttatttcaggatGTGGACGGCAGTTCCCATAAAGCCTCTTGCTTCCCACAAAAGGATATATAAGAGACTGCAGGTACGTGATCTCTCATCTGATCAATGGGCAGGATCCCAGAACAGATCATCTCAGCTTTGGTCGAGACAAACGAGGGCATGACGAGACCTGGACAGTCACAGAGACACAGGCCTGGCTCCACGTACAAGGTCTGCCATTCAccgagaaaaagaaaaaggtccaACTTTAGGATTGTGTTGACGTTGTGCATGAGGTGAATCCATATGCAGAGATTTAAAGCATAGTTGTGTACCTGAAAGTGCTTCGTGTGTCCAGGAGTGGCAGAAACAGACACTTTCTTGTTCCTTAGAATGGTGTTGATGGTGGAGCTTTTCCCCACGTTTGGATATCCAACCTGTTAGACCCATACATGATGAAAAGGGACCACTTACATCGCAGCTATTGTGAAATaaacagtgacatttttatatttgtgccAGAGGAAGAAAATTTACCCACCAATCCCACTGTGAGCTGTCCCTCTTTACACCTGGGCCCGTTGTGAACGGCCCTGAACATGTCCAGCAGCTCGTCTTTGTGCAGGAGACAGCTGGAGTTGTGGAAGGATGATTTACTGGATGAACCACCGTTCCGCTCCTCTTCTACATCGTCATCTTCTGAGCAGGTGTGCCACTCCTCCTCATCTACAGATGTCCATTCCAGCTGCTCGTCATCTGTGccatcctcttcttcatcttcacccGCCACACCTGCCTTTGCGCCGTCGTCACCATCTGCACCCTTTTGGCTGAAGTTTGGCTCCTCTGGGTCACTCTCCTCACAATCTGGACCATGCACTTCCATTCCCTGTGGTAAGAGCAGCCAGCTGCTTTTATTGTAGCTTTGCTCCACAAATATTTCTCCAAAAACCATGACTGTACAAATTGGTGACCTTTGGATGAAAGAATGAACAGAAAGAATCCCCTCACCTTGTCCTCTGCATCAAGCCTGTTGCCCTCAGCCAGGGCAGACCAGAAAACTGCCCTCAGTCCCTCCTTCTCAAAGTGTCTGGCCCACACTCGCCTCTGCTCCCGGGTCAGCAGGTCCGCCTTGTTCACCAACAGCATGTTCACTTTATTCTCCGACACTTCCTTAACGTACGACTCCTGCATCACACCGTAGGAAACAAGTGAAATGATAAGTTTGGCTAGATAAAGTATTTATCTTGGTTAACTGAAGGAATTTAGGTGTTTTGttgagaatgaaaacaaataaaataacagtacAAAAAGACTTCTAAACCAATTCCGCCgctattaaaaaataaaccttCTTACCAAGTCAGGGCATCTGAACAGCAAAGGATTCCTGGCATCCACAATTTGAACCACGACATcgctaaaagaaaacaaagccgACGGTCATGTTTTAAGTGTCACATAAAGTAAGAACATATTCCTGATGGAGAACTGATGGCTCTCTCTTCCTACCTCCTCTCGATCACTCTCCATAGCTGCCTCCAGAACTCAAGATTCCTCTCAAACGGCGTGAGGATCAGcttctgctcttcctccagcCTTCAGGAAACAACACTCAAGTTTAAATGACTGGCACTGACACAGAAATCAAAGTTTAGTCTTTATGCTTTTAACTTAGTAAAAATTATACGCACTCTGCGAGATCTCGCCTCCACTCTAAGAAGCTGTCCTTCTCTGCCTGCTGAAGTGCCTCTGGACTGGTGCTATCGTCCCACTGGGGGCTAAAAGCAACAAGAGACATTGAAACACTTAATGTAAGCACTACAGAAAATGATCGCAGTCTCGTTCTGGATTTTACCGTCGAGGAATTCTGAGGAAATGCTTATTGTCCTCATGAAGCTTCTTCAGCCTGGTTTTCTCCTCAGCTGTTAAAAGTCCTGCTCTGGCTTCTGCCGGCACAAATCTGATGTTGAGTTtctctgagaggaaaaaaaaggccagaACAAACAGTCAGATGTAGCTGTAGACTCAAAGGATGATATGTAGATAATATGTTAAGACTGGTGGAAGAGCATGAACCAGGATTAACTTGGTCCAATGTCTGCATTCAGTTTGCCATGATATTTACAACAGTGTCAGAGAATAACTTATGTAAAGGCCACAAAATACGACCCTAACACCTGTAATACTGCATGTTATTAGCACTGTGGGACTAAAAATTAAACCAGTTACCACCCACCTGCAACAAACTCTGTTCCTGCCAGCTCTGCAGTGGCCAGGAAGTCATCCATGGAGCTCTGTTCTGTCACCGACTGCAGGTTGAGCCGCCCCCAGTCATAGCCATCATTCAGCTCACTGGTGTGGAGCTGGAAACATGAAGCGACATTTGAGTTACAGTCACAGCGAAGAGAAAGACTCCAGCAGACTCTGGAGCTACCACAGGCCAAAAGTCTCAatccaaatcaaatgaaaaccaACATTTTTAGAATCGATTTAAAGGACCCAACAAATCTCACCACGAGCAGGCACTGAGTCCtcttacacaaaataaaataaatccaatttgAATTAAAAGGTTATAAAAAACAGTTTGGGATTTTTATGCCCACTATAATAAAGGGACActcataataaaaaataaataccagGATGCTTTCCATCCTTAAATTTGTGACATCCTTATTTTAAATTATGGCCAGTGGATGTGAGGTGAATGGGAAACACGAACCAGGATCCTGGAACCCTTCATGAAGCTTAAATATGAGTTTTAATAGCTCAAATTCAGTTTTACTGATctataaaaatcacatttttatcacaACACAGCTTTTCTGTGCCGTTATAAACGAAGCTCAGGGAGATGACAGTAAtccgtgtttgtgtttgtgttgttgttgttttggggttttcttGGACATGTTTTTAggtgtttatgtttttcaggTCTCACCCAGGAGTCGCCCCTCTTGTTGCCCCTTCCGGCCTGAAGTCTCTCTTTAATGAGCGCTCGGCCCAGCCCGCCTCCTCCGGCCGTCTTCTTCTTCCCCATGAAGTCTGTCGGTGCCGTCacttcaacaaaacaacaacaacaacaacgagcAATCACACGTTAAACTCGTTTTCAGTCAAAACATCCGCACACTTCTGCTCCACATGTGGAGCGCCATGTTGTCGTAGGAACCGGAAGTGGGCCAAAACCGTATGAGTGACGCAAATCGGAACCTCGCGAGATTAATGACATACAAGTTTATTCAAAggctgttgttgcttttttcagcctcttattttgttattaatcgattaaaaagacatttgtgtCAGTTTCCATTGTAACGTAGTTGTGTTACAGTCTGCTTGTTTGCCCAGCTTTTAAATATTCCCGGGAGAAACTGGATCAGGAACTTTTTTGGTTCCTCTTCTCTCTCGTTGCTAAAAAAActttataatttaaataaagctgataaatgtataattatttAGTAGAAGTCAAATTTATAGAATTGTgccactgaaaaataaaaaaaattgaattatcaTGCAAAGATTAACAAACGCGCTTCTGACGTCAACCGGAAGATGGCAGCAAATAAGCAGAGTTGGTTCCACATCGTACAAATTTCACAGTCTGAtcatttatgtattatttttatggagaaaaaacacCATGTGGCGGATTTCAAGGCTGTGATTTTACTGTCAGATTAAATGTGTGACTGGCTACAGACCGAAAGATTCTTTAAAAGTTAAGTTAACGTTAAACAGGCCTGGAAACTTATAGTAAATTTTgttgaaaggattttttttttttttttaagtaatccatctagaaaaaaatgcagacacacgGCCATAAATTCTAAGCAgttaacatttaataaaatgtcaatCAAATCTTAAAGCAGATCTTTATATTGTCATTCTGTTGAGACTGTCTACGCTGCAGTAGAAACACTGAAACCTTTCAAACTGGGTCAAATGATTtcttattatatatttttctatatttactCTCTCCGACCgtattgattatttttactACGCACTGattttttaaaatccttcttgtgtttgtttttgtgtcttaaAAGTGATTCATTAAAACCATTACTCTTAAAACCATCGAccctttttctgcctttacgcttttttttaacaattaatgTTGAATTGTGGGTTTTTCTGCCGCAGCCCTTTGGAGACAACAAACATATCTAAGTGTTACATCGATGAAGGTTGTCAAGAGCTCTACTGGTCTGTTGTCATTTGGTACAGTCCCCCCCAGCAGCGGCTCTGAAATGGTTTCTCCCTGTATATAAACGCCGAGGCTGCTCTGTCGGTGGCAGACTGTGCGCCACGATGAGCTGAGTTTGGACACACAATGGACCAGAGCTCAGCGGACAACGGACAGATGAAGTACGATGTGTTTGCCTTCAGTTCTCACAGAGTAGCTGATCAATGACCTGACACGCTCGCACAATTTAGAAGTAGcctgatactttttttttttttttttttaaagaaaagttcttctttctctctcagtgctGCTGTTGACTGGAACCAGCAATAAGATGCTGCCCTGGAAGAAGAATAAGTTCGACCTGATCGAGGAAGACAAGCAGTCCAAGCAGAAGGGCTATGCGGTGAGTCTCAACTACTCTGCGCTCACTTCCTTCGCCAAGTCCTGCCCGGAGAGCGCGCTGAACAGGGTGGGCAGCATGTTCAAGTCCAAGAGGAAAAAGGTGAAGATCACCAGCGAGGACCCCACCTACACGGTGCTGTACCTGGGCAACGCCACCACCATCCAGTCCAAGGGCGACGGCTGCACGGACGTGGCGGTGAGCAAGATCTGGGGCAAGAGCGACATGGGCAAGAACGGCACCAAGATGAGGCTGACCATCAGCTCGCAGGGCATCCGGATGGTGCATGTGGACGACAAGGCCAGGAGGCCGGGACACCTGTACCTGCTGCACCGGATAACTTACTGCGTGGCCGACCCGAGGCTGCCCAAGATTTTCGCTTGGATTTACCGGCACGAGATGAAGCACAAGGCCGTGATGCTGCGCTGCCACGCCGTGCTGGTGTCCAAGCCGGAGAAGGCGAAGGCCATGGCGCTGCTGCTGTACCAGACCTCGGCCACGGCCCTGGCCGAGTTCAAGAGACTGAAGCGGAGGGACGACGCCcggcaccagcagcagcagctcatagGGGAGCAGACCATTCCGCTGGTCCCGCTCAGGAAGCTGCTCAACGGACAGTGTTACTACAAACCCCCGGTGGAGCGCAGCCGGAGCGCGCCCAAGCTGGGCTCCATCACCGAGGACTCCgtcggggaggaggaggaggagaaagccATGCACTTTGAGTGTGAGGACATCCTGGACACGGACGATGACTGTGTGGCCGATGGCAAACAGGAGTTGACTCAGATTATTAACGATTTAGGCGAGATGAGCATAGGAAACGACCTGCAGACCCTGAAAGCGGATCTGAGAGTCACCAGACTTCTGTCCGGGGAGAGCACGGGGAGTGAGTCCTCCATAGAGAGCAACCAGGAGCCTCCTCCCATCACCAACGGGTTTGAGGGGGTAAAGGTGCAGGAGATTGCCTgaattactgttattattattattattattgttattattattattattgttgtcatcATTTGTTCTGCCACCGTGTCTCcacaaagaaacatttcctCTGTTGCGCTGGAGACCGATGGTCTCACCTGTGCCTCCAGAGGAATCTTTAAAGAACCTGGGACAGCTGCTGCACACGATCAGGCTACTGAATGATACTTTCAGATTGTGTAAAagcttgaaaaaaacaaaaaaaaacaagtgcatGACTGTTTGAGAGTTGGACCGAGAAAATCCCAGTGCGCCTCAGGACGCACGGCGCTAATTCCATCTCTTTTATTTAAGAGGATTTGTTGTAGCCTCAAGCTTGTTTACCTAACGTTTGTTTTCTCACGTGAAAAAGGCATTTTGCTGTTGAAAAATGCTCCTTGTGAttaaaacatcctttttttttttcaaagtggtTAAGTGGGTTCATAAACAGACATCCTCCTTCTCTTGTCAGGACGCTCATTTACTTCATCTTTTGCACTGTCGTGGAATTAATTCAAGTATTATGTTGACTACATGTAtataatgtttgtttgtatgttgtcTGAAACATAAATGTCATATCTTTgctgtgcaaaagaaaaacacctttATGTATTATGATGTAAAGAAAGATGTTTTAAGTataaatatgttattttttaaagaaaactaatGTGGTTTGTTATGTTGAACCTCATAGaattatcaataaaaaaaattttgattCAAAGGCGTTGAAGTTTATATGTAAATCTGTGTGGGGAAACAAGTAGGCCACGTTTTCCTTCGGTGCTCATTAATATTAGTGGGGATTTACCTTGACAGGCTCAATTTAGGTCAGATTCGTGCAGCTGAATAAAAGTCACGTGGAggctggaaacacacacaccaggagtGTATCGTCACATTtggtttaaatgtgttttttaatgtaaGACGTGTGTGGATATAATAACTTTGAGGGAACAGGCTGTACAGTTATTCTGTAAAGACCCTGAAGGCTCCTTTAATGACAATGGAGCAACAAGGTACcggctgatttctgtttttggtttggttagtcagCTTAGTCTTATCTGTCACATTCACTTTTTGTCCAACTTACTGAAGTCCAGCAGGTCCAGACTTTGCCAAAATGTCAGTCCATTAAAAGAGACTGAATCTGCACCGCTGATGGGTGATTAGACGCTAAATGCCACACCAGGTTTAATATTTGATGCCAGCGGCTGTGGGAAATGTGGGAATCCGCTCTTTATCGTCAGCACATGTGACCCGTGGTGAACGAGAGATGTCACTTCTTCTTCTAGCactttcacttcctcctctcacGTGGCGACAGGCCCACGCTCATGCCACAGAGCAGGTTGAGGCGAACATGACAGAATGGACTCCAACGCACAGATGCTGAATGCTCTGATGAGTGTTAGCCGCCGGTGCCACGTGCCGGTGTGCAGCTCCTCCAGGGCcagcttcagtcagactgatgcTGCGCGCCAAATGGGGTGAATAAGGCCTGAGGAGACGCACACAGCAGGGTGTCTAACAGAAGAGTAGGCGAATATAGGGATCGCTATCTGGACAGTCTGTTTCACCAGCTGGCGCAATCCCATTGGCCACGCTGAAGcattcactgaaaacaaaaacactccacCGTGGATTTAGGATGAGACAGGAGGTTAATGTATTTCAGACAGCGGCTGGCGAGTTCTATAAAAAGCTTAACAGCAGCTCATTATGAGCCGATGTGCTTTcaagaaacgcacacacacaaacacacgctctAAATAAAGACTGTTGTTGccgtgttgctgctgctgaattttaactgtgtgtttgaaggAGCTGAAATAGACTCAGAGCACAGGAACCCACTCGGTTCATTTTCCTTCCTCATGTGGTCTGATGTCTTGTCTGCACTGGCCACAGCCTCATGGGAGTCACGCTTGCACTGCAAAGACagcatgacatcatcagcaTGTGCCCAGCTTAATGTAATTAGTGGACAGCCACTACTTCCTCCACACACACGGAGGCAGAGCAACAGGCCAGTTGTTGAGCGGCTCAATGCGTCTATGGTTTGATGCTTCTCCCTGACCTACATTCTCACATCAACTATCTTGTGTGGCGTCACTGCCAAAGCGTTCGTGGCCACACAATCTCCCCGGGGGGTTGCTTTGGAATCAGCAGCCTGAGCAGAAGGCCCATTCACTTGTTGAAAGAGCTGAAGgtggtttttattattttattattattattcttcatCTTACTGATTTCTTATTATGATAAAGTGTTTCGCAGTTATTGAGTGACCATAAAAGTTTCCTTTTGCTCAGCAGAATCACACATTATCAGCGCACACAAACCTTTCTTCAAAACCAGCG contains:
- the lsg1 gene encoding large subunit GTPase 1 homolog, encoding MGKKKTAGGGGLGRALIKERLQAGRGNKRGDSWLHTSELNDGYDWGRLNLQSVTEQSSMDDFLATAELAGTEFVAEKLNIRFVPAEARAGLLTAEEKTRLKKLHEDNKHFLRIPRRPQWDDSTSPEALQQAEKDSFLEWRRDLAELEEEQKLILTPFERNLEFWRQLWRVIERSDVVVQIVDARNPLLFRCPDLESYVKEVSENKVNMLLVNKADLLTREQRRVWARHFEKEGLRAVFWSALAEGNRLDAEDKGMEVHGPDCEESDPEEPNFSQKGADGDDGAKAGVAGEDEEEDGTDDEQLEWTSVDEEEWHTCSEDDDVEEERNGGSSSKSSFHNSSCLLHKDELLDMFRAVHNGPRCKEGQLTVGLVGYPNVGKSSTINTILRNKKVSVSATPGHTKHFQTLYVEPGLCLCDCPGLVMPSFVSTKAEMICSGILPIDQMRDHVPAVSYVCQTIPRNVLEGTYGINIIRPREDEDPDRPPSYEELLMAYGYMRGFMTSHGQPDQSRSARYILKDYVSGKLLYCHPPPHINAEHFQPQHSKFQDRDSGSCGLKQTTNKQQKIKRIENVVDKNFFHQENVRALSKGVQSVMGYKPGSGPVGPGRAESEMVVGKPWKKHGNRNKKEKVRRLNKHLDA
- the fam43a gene encoding protein FAM43A, with amino-acid sequence MLLLTGTSNKMLPWKKNKFDLIEEDKQSKQKGYAVSLNYSALTSFAKSCPESALNRVGSMFKSKRKKVKITSEDPTYTVLYLGNATTIQSKGDGCTDVAVSKIWGKSDMGKNGTKMRLTISSQGIRMVHVDDKARRPGHLYLLHRITYCVADPRLPKIFAWIYRHEMKHKAVMLRCHAVLVSKPEKAKAMALLLYQTSATALAEFKRLKRRDDARHQQQQLIGEQTIPLVPLRKLLNGQCYYKPPVERSRSAPKLGSITEDSVGEEEEEKAMHFECEDILDTDDDCVADGKQELTQIINDLGEMSIGNDLQTLKADLRVTRLLSGESTGSESSIESNQEPPPITNGFEGVKVQEIA